The Ziziphus jujuba cultivar Dongzao chromosome 5, ASM3175591v1 genome segment TGGGTTCCTGGTTCTTGTCGCGTCTTATTGTCTGGAATCTCCCAGTGGTCTAGCTGTCTAggaaattttttcttcttttcagcCAATTCTTATAGATTTATTGTTTatagatttaatttttgttttaaatgaaatatgtttttattttaaatgaattttcaACCTTTGACTTAGGCCTAAGAATGGTAAAAAATGAAATGATCAATAAcaagatattttataaaattaaaaaataaataaataaacagatatatattataattttgaccGGAATTATTTCAATGGGATCAAGTGACACTATTGAATATGCACACGTAGACCCGGTTTGGCTGCCGACAATATTTACTTCATCCACCACAGTTCACCACCTACCACGGCTGCTAGAAAGCCAAGATgtgtttaaataattaaaaaaaaaaaaaaaaaaaaaaaaaaactcttataACAATGTTACATTTCATCTTACGTTTGTTTTATGAAAGTAATTTTTAGATAttgattattttgtgttttccgaagattttctctttcattaataccattatttttccatattctttatttatttttttttagaatttataaatatctttctttaaatttaattttggctACATCGTATTTTCATCTGCAAAAAAATTACTTTGATATACACAAGAGGTATTTCGTTTGCACATGTAAGCATGGAAATATGAAAAATGTACATGTGAAGACTTTAAAATTGTTGTTTGGGAGTTAATTCAGaggtaaaatttatttatttatttatttttaacaataattcGAATTTGAAATcccatattcatatataaaaataaaataaaattatataaggaaatgaaatttaaatatatatatatatatatataatttaatttctagaaacaaaaatatgtacAAAATGAGGAgaaggtcttttttttttttttttttttcattttctgagTTACTTTACAGCATTACATGATAGTACATACTGGATTATCATGTCTCTTCTTTAGGGTTAAATCTTGTATCCCTGGCCTTTTAAAGAGGAGGAGGGGAAAGAAAACTTACTGTTAATTTGTCTGAAAAGAAaactaaagataaaaaaattgagagagaCAATTGATTTGAAAGGTTttgatcatatatattatatatgctgCATTGGTGTAAatcacttaatatatatatttcctaggTTGGAGAAACATGTACTACACTTGATTCGATAATACATATAGACCCCACAGCTTTGATTGATGcaagaaaaatcaattaaaacacATACTTTAAATGCTTTCGTGATCAGAAATTTACAGCTCAATTCATGATTGATATTTATCTCCTCTGCGAAATAATATCATGAAAATATGGAGTAATTTTCCttggaaacaaacaagaaaacatataaattttcatcagCAGAAGTTAGATTGAGACTGACATGAAAATGTATACTCTACCGAAAATCGTCCATGTTCGATTCAATCATTCCAAAAAATTGCTTAAGAATTGAGTGTGGAAAATCGTCCATGTTCATTTAATTGATTGTTTCATATGCCAATTTGCTTAAGAATAAGAATGTACAAAGAAATATAGGGAAACAGAAAACAGACTTTTGTTTCAATTAAAGGCTAGAAGTATAATATCACCTTCTTTTCGTTATTCCATATGAGCTCACGTGAAAGCACGTGCTGGAGGTAATCATAGAAAGCTTGCCAAGGCTGACCTTGGTCTGAAAGAAACCAAATTATAGATTTGAAGCTACCTAATTTCTGCCTAATCCAATTTCTTCTATAGCATTGTTACATAATTACATGTTGAATAAAGAAAATAGTTTGAAAGGGATTGTTTAGATAACAAAATCGATTcgttttcttcttcattaaaaGATATGAAGTGAATAGATGAGATTCATTTTTCTCGTTGGACTTTTCCTAtacttttatataaaatattgatccgatttcatttaattaaaaaaaaagcttaattaaTATGTGATTGATTTTTATGGAAGATAAACAACTATAAATTCGTTGTATACACACAATAAATTTTTCTGGttactttaaaaattttgtgctatttataatgaaattattatttaaaaggtaTATTTCTAGTCGCAAGAtatcatattattgatatttaaaagaaaaagcaatatatatatatatatatattatgaattggCTAGTCGACACCGCTAAAGTAAAATGTGCTTTGGATTTCAAATCAGTTTGATAGAAAACACATTAAAGATTctttaacaaacaaaataaacatattgaAGACATAAATATGTAAATGTTTCCATATTTTGGAGGATGAATAACCAATCACTATGAACAGAGAAGGACCAAAAAGTGGAAAATGGAAAACAATTTGGTGTTGGTATGAAAAAAAACGTGTGGGCCAGGGTTAACATATCTCtgaataatatatagattaaaatTGTCTGTCTTCTTAATGCATATGCtaggaaaaaaaggaataatCAACTTTTTTGGACCTCTAAAAGTAAATTTATTTCATCAAATATTATATGGAAAATGGGCAATACATGTGCTTGGAAGGGTCAGAATCAATATTTTCATCTCCAAAtcaggtttttttatttttatttttttattttattttaattttttatttggtttggttATTCTTTTCCAGCTGgttttagtttcttttattattagtgaagacaaaaaaataaaaataaaaaaataaaagagtccCATCCAGCCAAATTACGTGTACGTGTGCTTCTCCACCATTATTGGGACCCCAGTTCCCACCACGCGTGTTTATTTATCGAAAATTTGTTCATTGCAAGTTGGTGTGAAGAATCTGTCACATGCTTTTGTTCACTTATGTTTTTTGCTGCAAGTTGGTAAAAAACGCAACAGTCTGACATTGGTTCAGACAATGATAAGAATCCAATgccaagaaaatgaaatttcatgtagcaatttctaaatttgtttttgaagtatatagcctctctctctctctctctctttctaaatttattaaatatacatatatgtattggtTTAACTAAATCAATTACATAATTCCGCAGAAAAAAGTGAGTGACAAAACGCATGCTTAAGAAACATTATTGTGAGGAATCAtgactatatatctatatttatacatatttgcatgtaatattaaattcaaaatggttgagttaccattcttttaaaaaatttaagttaaTGAATGcatcattattatatttatatatatttttaatatcttcgCTCATTTATAGATCCGATCATctttcaaattcaatttgaGTTTTTCATGGGAGTAATTGTCAAATCTAGAAACATAATCCAGCTTTATGAATTCTTTCTTATATCaaattgaattatattaatcttttcaaaagttttaaagttaatgAGAAaggtattatatttatatatttttaatagaaattacACAATTGGAGATCCAGAATAGATCTTAATAGGGAATATATGCATGCTCTCCAATCTTCACTAATTAGCCAGAGATGAGCaatgtttttgttaatttcctCTCAAATGGAGTCTCTGTTACCAAGGAATCACATGTAGTCATATTCATAAGTATGAAACTGTCCAAAATACATTATCCAATTGAAGATATTATGGCGATTCCAATTCCACACCACAAGGGTTTGGACAGAATGGGCAAAAGTCATTCAAAAGAGTTATGGAATCGGACAAAACATATTGGTCCATTCCGTATGCATAGGGGTGATTCTACTGCCACAGCTCTTGCATGAAAATTAAAGCTTTTCAATTGACTTTGCAGTACCTTTGATTGGCTTTTATTTACCCTCCAAAGATGCACCATTTTCCTAATGGGAAAAGTCAATTTATgcttgatttaattaattaaataggggaaaaaaaaaaacaggtttTGTAAATTAAAATCTGGATCTCTCTTCGCATGCCTTTATATAGGTGAAAAGGCATTGAATCTTTACACTGACCCCTTGAATTCACCAAAGACGGCCTGTAACTTATCCGGCAAACGACTTTGAATCTAATGACAGATTTTGTTTAGTAGTTAATTAGTACTAtgttcatgcatatatatatatatatatattatatttatgtttctaggtactatatatttatatattaattctaTGGGAAACAGACTGTAATACTTAATATTCATGTACCTTTGAAAATTGTTATTAACTTGTGTTTTACATTAATGGTGATATACAAATAAAGGACTATAAAACCCCAAAAATTGTACATATGAAACCGTACAATAACAAGCATGATTGTGATTTTAGCTAACTGATAATGACATTATGTTATAAACAGTCAACGTAATAATTCTTGTTATCGATCGACATTTTATCTTGACCTACATTTCACAATATCTAATCAACAATTTGTGTGGAGTTAGTGAATTCTAGCTGGAAAATTTAATCTAAAAAaactttctaaaaaaattattgctaacaaagaaattaaaaaagtgaccccaaaaaaaaaaaaaaaaaagagtagatTAAGTTGTCGAAGTAATTCAAATTCTGTTTTTATTTAGCCTAGTTGAAATTAACAAACTGATTACTAACACTGAACTATATTTAAGAAAGATGTAATTGCTTCAAAAACAAGGTCTAATAAGCAATGTTAATTGGAAAAATCGCTTTATCAAATACCATCATTtaggtaaaaaaatttgaatgtttagttaaattaccaaaaaaaaaataaaattatcaaatacacaaaaaaaaaaaagaaaaaaagaagaagggaaatTAAGATAATATGACAAAAGATACATAGAAACAAGTTAAACAACAATTTTGGGgtgggatatatatataaatattatatacatagagAGTGCCATTGTCTGTTTGTAAAAGATTTTTCCTTAGTTTTTGGCTTATAATTCTTGTATTCAAAACTGTGTGCCATGGAAGCGGAGAAGATTCAGCAAAGCAACGAGTAGGTGAGAAACATCCCATAATTTCTTTTCTACCGACAAATCCTAATAACAAACTTCTAAAACTAAGCTAATCAATCAATTACTTTGAACGCCTaacaaagtgttttttttttatagaaagaaCGCCTAACAAagttgaaatattttattaatgtcaTTTGCGGTCCCCAacgtattatttatttatttttttcattttaaattaaaaaaattattccagACTCTTCTACGTACTGTATGATGGACATGGACACTACCATATCATATTATGTGCTCATTGtctgatttaatttaatttatttcatccagtgcgtaaaacaaaaagttaaataatttatataatatttacattaattatattaattaatttaatttttatcagtacgtcataaatattatatatatatatatatagttaatttttaatttattgcattgTTCAAAGCTTAATATTGGTTTTTCAGTCAATAATTTgttgggaattaaaagaaaattaaacgtTATAATTATATGGAGTATGGACCTTTCGTTTGGTTGAATTATTTAGTTTTAAGGTTTAATTTGAAATGCTGAAAAGCTGGAAGAGTGACAACAATTAGCAATGACCGGACTATACGGCAATAATTAAAGgaattttatagatatatatagccAAAAAAGAATTCCCATGGAATgcggtaattaattaattaattccatgaTGTATCACTAAATCTAACTTTATACTATGATGTATCACTAAATCTAACTTTATACTATGATGTATCACTAAACCTAACTTTATTTTGAGACAGACACATTCACACGCGGATTCGATGTCATATAACATGTTAACTCTTGAGACTGCGAGATCTATTCTTCTTAACAAATTAAATTGACTATcttgaaatattatatatatacatatatatctatctatctatctatgtatatatttatatacaatccGTTTATGATGTGGACAGTTCTTATGCGAACCACAATatttgtgataattttttatagtattggagatgattttttaaaaaatcatcgttaatactataaaaaattatcattaatacttcaatttttataccaACCGTCTCatcatagaattttcatatttacgtacatatatatatatatatatatatatatatagttgacaTCAGGTATCAAATAAATCTATTAGGATGTGTAACCAAGTgccatattttaatatattattatttgcttcattttaattatttgactTTTAAACGTAAGAAGTTATGACGGTGGGATCTGggatgaataaatatatttatacatttaacGTCTATTTACGGATCCTATTACGTGGTTCGATGTCGTAGACTTGTAGGGTAATTAATTTATACCCCGAAACTTCCACAGCATCTGCAAAATGGAACATTTGACTGAAGTAGTTTAAACTACTTGTTACTGTCTCAGAATATcttatttggttttaaattgtttatataaatcAAACACATGTCCACTTGGTAGTAGAATATTGTTgaccattttcttttcttgaaggaaaaaaaagaaaaaaaaaaaagaagaaaaaaaggtgaCCTGTAATGGAACTTAATTATTGCCACGatcaagataaaaacaaaatatcaattgattaataattaattaaaaatctctAAGCTCAGTCTAATCTGTACGGTCAGGGCAATTAACGGACACCATGGTCGATTTTGCACCTAGCTTATGACATGACTGAAGATAAGCAGCTGCAGAGAGCGTCTAATTTTCAAAGTTGTGATTATAGCAAATAGGAAGTAATTATTGTCTTCCATGGACGCCATTATGGTTGTTAATTATTCACATCTTctgtaacttaaaaaaaaaataaaaaaatgtcaaGATCttactccatatatatatataatttttacctCATCTTTTATGTACTAACTTAGCTGATATAATACTTATatactttttcatatttatatcgATAATATTGTGGTTTGAGACACTATATTCCTCTCTCAAATCTACTTGATAACATTattcaattaaacaaatattccatggatttttaatttttaagtagaaattcatatttaatattcagaaaattacagatatatatatttatatatatatattgggaaaGGTTTCCATCCATATAAAAAAGGTAGACAACTAGTCAAGGATACAAGAAAGCTGAAAATCGTACATGCCTTGCGGTATTTAATTACACGAGAATGCAGTGCAGATCCTCAACTATATATGTTAAAAGtgtgttttaagaaatttttactGGATAATTTTTCCGAAAAGCATTACTTGGCCAATTTTGTAAggatcaatattatattttgaatatatcttttttttttttacgaagaaatatttgtataattattttttttttgcttgtaatatatttatatgggttTTGGATAATTGTCTCTTTTGGGGATATTGACACATATATCCAGCTGTCCCATCACAAGTCTTCCGCAATATTACAATGTACAAGAAATCAAAAGAATCCCTGATCTTATGTCTCTTAAACACtgctctctcttctttttttttttttttttttttgggtctaacttctaaatttcttaattaaattCTTTGATGGAATATTATGAAGATTTAATGAAaagtattatttgttattattgataaattattattaattaaatttgcatgataaatgataatttaaattaaaatataaatatagaaaataataaaattaaacatttgaattaaaatatgttatataaatCGGTGATTATCATCaattatgataaatattaaaattcaaatttaattgaaaGGCATTCATGGGCATCTGTCTAGCAattgattttatgttttttctttggtaattaGCTAGCAAATTGAATTGATAGAACATAAAGATAAAggacacttaaaaaaaaaaaaaaaaaaaagataaaggaaaAAAGCAAGCATCGCTGCCGTGTTGACAACTTGACATAAGTCCAAAATGATCAGACTTTTAGCTGCATGaatatcacacacacaaacatatatatatatatatatatataggattattGAATATTTCCACGATTTGAAAAGGTTGTCAATTGGTTGTCAATTATTGAAACGTCATAGTCGACatgagaagagaaaaaaaaaaaaaagaaagcaaaaagatCAAATTAAAGAATCTAAAAATGGACCACTTGAAAAATaagcttattttattatgtaaaCCATTCAACCTCCCGCATTGGCTAAAGAGGTTCCTAACATTcgcaacatacatatatataattaattatataatttgcaaGTTTAATTTAAAACACAATACATTGCACTACAGCTGTCAAATACATGAAATCTGATTGAACTCCTATTGTGGGAAATCCAAACTTAGGgactctttttccttctttgtaTGATAATTAAACGATCTTCGACAAcctctttctttattttgacatacatattcttcttctttcctgaaacaaatttaaacagaaCAAATGTCAGTACTATTTAACACATGTAGCATAATACAATTTAATGCTATGCACCAACACACGTAACTTGATTAGCTTTGGCAGCAGAAAAAGCAGCTAATGATTGCTAATTTGAGTAATAGGCACAACTTTTCACAACAGCTCCTAAAGCCATATATTGTGAAAGCTCGTTTAAAATGCTGGGCAGCACTTGATAGGAatgaactattttaaatttttgttagatCAAGCTTAAAAATAATTCAGTGCAATTTGATGCAGTCCAGCATTTCAAACCAACACTCGATTTGTCATTGTAGTTTTAGTTAGATGAAGAAGCTTACCGGGATGCATGCATGGATGCTATCGACCTCTCATTCTTCTAGTAGTGGTGAGGAGGAGGTGGTGATGCATAGATGTAAGCTGGAGGAGGAGGGGGAGGAGATTTGTACTTGTAAACCGGTGGAGGTGGTGGAGGAGACTTGTAATGGTAAGGCGGCAACTTAGGGGGAGATGGAactggaggaggaggagattTGTACTTGTAAACCGGAGGAGGTGGTGGAGGAGACTTGTAATGGTAAGGCGGCAACTTAGGGGGAGATGGCactggaggaggaggagactTGTACTTGTAAACCGGCGGAGGTGGTGGAGGAGACTTGTAATGGTAAGGTGGCAACTTAGGGGGAGATGGCactggaggaggaggagactTGTACTTGTACACCGGAGGAGGTGGTGGAGGAGACTTGTAATGGTAAGGTGGCAATTTAGGGGGAGATGGAactggaggaggaggagactTGTACTTGTAGACAGGTGGAGGTGGTGGAGGAGACTTGTAATGGTAAGGTGGCAACTTTGGAGGAGATGGAACTGGAGAAGGTGGTGGGGGAGACTTGTAATGGTAAGGCTTTTTGGGTGGAGATGGGTAGTGAactggaggaggaggagactTGTACTTGTAGACAGGTGGAGGTGGTGGAGGAGACTTGTACTTGTAGACAGGTGGAGGTGGTGGAGGAGACTTGTAATGGTAAGGTGGCAACTTTGGAGGAGATGGAACTGGAGAAGGTGGTGGGGGAGACTTGTAATGGTAAGGCTTTTTGGGTGGAGATGGGTAGTGAACTGGTGGAGATGGGTAGTGAactggaggaggaggagattTGTAGTGGTAAGGCTTCTTGGGTGGAGATGGGTAGTGAACTGGTGGAGATGGGTAGTGAACTGGTGGAGGCGGAGACTTATAGTGGTAAGGTTTCTTGGGTGGAGATGGGTAGTGGactggaggaggaggagactTGTAGTGGTAAGGCTTCTTGGGTGGAGATGGGTAGTGAACTGGTGGAGATGGGTAGTGAactggaggaggaggagactTGTAGTGGTAAGGTTTGGGTGGAGATGGGTAGTGAACTGGTGGAGATGGGTAGTGAactggaggaggaggagactTGTAGTGGTAAGGTTTCTTGGGTGGAGATGGGTAGTGAactggaggaggaggagactTGTAGTGGTAAGGCTTCTTTGGTGGAGATGGGTAGTGAACTGGTGGAGATGGGTAATGAactggaggaggaggagactTGTAGTGGTAAGGTTTCTTGGGTGGAGATGGGTAGTGAactggaggaggaggagactTGTAGTGGTAAGGCTTCTTGGGTGGAGATGGGTAGTGAACTGGTGGAGGAGGAGACTTGTAGTGGTAAGGCTTCTTGGGTGGAGATGGGTAGTGAactggaggaggaggagactTGTAGTGGTAAGGCTTCTTTGGTGGAGATGGGTAGTGAACTGGTGGAGATGGGTAGTGAactggaggaggaggagactTGTAGTGGTAAGGCTTCTTTGGTGGAGATGGGTAGTGAACAGGTGGAGGAGGAGAGTTGTAGTGGTAAGGAGGAGAAACAGGTGGTGGAGGAGAAGAGTAAGGATAGTTTGCACTGGTCTCTGAAGGGAAGCTGAGAGAGACAAAGGCCACTAAAAGAGCGATTAAGAGGGAGGTCAGTGGTGGTGACCCCATTTTTCCCATCTTTCCCAatagagagaaaagagaggagGGTTGCTGGTACTGCATTTGAGCAAAGCCTCATACCcctttatatatagtttttgtcATTAACCTCTACATGGCCAGCTAATCATGGTAATTACCAACAACTTAACAATTATTAATCCCCATCTTTGGTTAAAATacaaacagaagaaaaaaaaataaaaattaaaacgcCATTTTAATCATTTAACGTTACACATTGGGCTACGTACGTCAACTTTGAATATTATTTGGGTTGCTATAGAATACATTAACAACGTGtctggatttgagcaaaaaaaaataatgtgtcTGGATCAATAGTACATTTGACTTGGGGTTTTGGACTTTTcctgatatacatatatttatatatatatatatatatataaaataaaagcttatgaataataatatatatgcttGATATATACATGGTATTTACCATTCCACGTATACAGtgtggtttctttttttttttttgttgtaatgCAATAATTCAATTTTGCTGGAAGTCGTTGATGAATTTTTGCATATGAAAACAATTCTATGCATGAAACTTGATGCAAAGCTTTGAAAATGTGACCAGCTGGTGGCCTAACTTTTTTAACAtatacttttcttcttcttgttaaGTTAGGGCACAGGAACTGGCGGCTGTTACTTTCATCTCTCTTTGTTagagtaatatatatatctGGCCTCTACTTTGTCATATTCACTTTTGCATGGCTAGCTTTACTCAAGTTTTGTGGTCACAACATAAAACAGGGACTTGACCTCCATTTGCCctgcatttttcctttttctgatCTTTGACTGTTCAAAACACATGTATTTAACCCATATAAAAAGCTATATGcacacaaaattttttttctaatttatctgATAGAAACTTTTGTCCTCCTAGCTTCTTTGAATTCTTGCAAACAATTAATTTACAACTTAAACTTTCATCAAATGGGTCATTAAAGCTACAACAGCTCATCTTTTATTAAAAGCTACCTAATCATAAAAAACGAAACTTCATCAAGCATCAATATTTAATTGATCATAATCATTATCAGttcatattaattaatactcctttttttatggatttttttttaattatgaggTTTTAATTAATCATGTAAATGTAGCTTAGTAGCGAAAAAAGTATATTTGTCCTAGCAATGTTTTGTCCAACAGTAATTTTGAGCTTGAATTCTTCTACTTTAATTGTAAAATATCTTACACTTTATCTTGAAAGGCATATCAATGTAAATGTCTATATTAATAACTTCATTTttattaagttatttttatttatccctCTAACTCATAACTAAAAACATAATTTACCAAAGTGACCATGTAAAAGAAGCCATTTAAATCACCACAAAAATTTGTGAATCCCTCTGGTATGACATTTATTAACTTGAATATCCCCATCATTGGATATCCACATCATTTGAACATCCATATCAGTATATTTTCCAGCTTAAGCTGGGAGGTACATCCAAAAGATTAATTTTGTTACTTTTATAACCACAATTCTTCAAAACACAGTTTTCATTAATTcagatctatttttatttacctCTTAATTCTAACCAAACTTCTTAACTAGTCATCATTTACTTCATATATTGTGCTGATTTTTTTGgagaacaaaaattaataaatca includes the following:
- the LOC107435716 gene encoding extensin gives rise to the protein MGKMGSPPLTSLLIALLVAFVSLSFPSETSANYPYSSPPPPVSPPYHYNSPPPPVHYPSPPKKPYHYKSPPPPVHYPSPPVHYPSPPKKPYHYKSPPPPVHYPSPPKKPYHYKSPPPPVHYPSPPKKPYHYKSPPPPVHYPSPPKKPYHYKSPPPPVHYPSPPVHYPSPPKKPYHYKSPPPPVHYPSPPKKPYHYKSPPPPVHYPSPPVHYPSPPKPYHYKSPPPPVHYPSPPVHYPSPPKKPYHYKSPPPPVHYPSPPKKPYHYKSPPPPVHYPSPPVHYPSPPKKPYHYKSPPPPVHYPSPPVHYPSPPKKPYHYKSPPPPSPVPSPPKLPPYHYKSPPPPPPVYKYKSPPPPPPVYKYKSPPPPVHYPSPPKKPYHYKSPPPPSPVPSPPKLPPYHYKSPPPPPPVYKYKSPPPPVPSPPKLPPYHYKSPPPPPPVYKYKSPPPPVPSPPKLPPYHYKSPPPPPPVYKYKSPPPPVPSPPKLPPYHYKSPPPPPPVYKYKSPPPPVPSPPKLPPYHYKSPPPPPPVYKYKSPPPPPPAYIYASPPPPHHY